Proteins from one Thermococcus sp. M36 genomic window:
- a CDS encoding tRNA (N(6)-L-threonylcarbamoyladenosine(37)-C(2))-methylthiotransferase has protein sequence MTRVHVETYGCTRNRADAEIMEAILVRAGYSLVETPETADYVVVNTCAVKDPTEKHMRERIAELIGSGKRVIVTGCLPHVSPEAIDPRVSGILGVKSIDRIAEAISVAERGGKLVSVEGWRERSIDKLELPRLWKNGVAFVVPISEGCLNGCTYCATRFARGVLKSYKPELVVKWVKEALARGYREIQLSSEDTGCYGFDIGTNLARLLDEITAIESDFRIRVGMMNPNHAIKILDELVDAYRDPKVYRFLHLPVQSGDNDVLRRMGRMYTVEEFEEIVRRFRRKVRGLNLNTDIIVGFPGETEEAFQNTVELVKRVRPDKINVSRYSPRPGTVAARWKQLPGWKVKERSRLLHRLRLQIAHEINRSYVGRTVEVLVHGAGEKGGVEGRTFNYKEIILDSGEPGEFVPAKVVKATSTYLLGSASP, from the coding sequence ATGACAAGGGTTCACGTCGAGACCTATGGTTGCACGAGGAACAGGGCCGATGCGGAGATAATGGAGGCCATCCTGGTTAGGGCTGGGTATAGTCTAGTGGAAACCCCAGAAACTGCTGACTACGTCGTGGTGAACACCTGTGCCGTAAAGGACCCCACCGAGAAGCACATGCGCGAGCGCATAGCGGAGCTCATCGGCTCTGGAAAAAGGGTCATCGTCACCGGCTGCCTTCCTCACGTCAGTCCGGAAGCCATAGACCCCCGCGTCTCCGGAATCCTCGGAGTGAAAAGCATTGATAGAATAGCCGAGGCGATAAGCGTAGCGGAGCGCGGCGGAAAGCTGGTGAGCGTTGAGGGCTGGCGCGAGAGAAGCATAGACAAGCTCGAACTCCCGAGGCTGTGGAAAAACGGTGTTGCCTTCGTCGTGCCCATAAGCGAGGGCTGCTTGAACGGATGCACCTACTGTGCGACCCGCTTTGCGAGGGGAGTGCTTAAGAGCTACAAGCCTGAACTCGTAGTCAAATGGGTGAAGGAAGCTCTGGCAAGGGGTTATAGGGAGATACAGCTCTCAAGCGAAGACACTGGATGTTACGGCTTTGACATCGGGACGAATTTAGCCAGACTCCTCGACGAGATAACCGCCATAGAGAGCGACTTCAGGATAAGGGTCGGCATGATGAACCCGAACCATGCGATAAAGATACTCGACGAGCTGGTTGATGCCTACCGGGATCCGAAAGTCTACAGGTTCCTCCACCTGCCGGTTCAGAGCGGGGATAACGATGTGTTAAGGCGTATGGGAAGGATGTACACTGTGGAAGAGTTCGAGGAGATAGTTCGGAGGTTCCGCAGAAAAGTCCGTGGTCTGAACCTCAACACCGACATTATAGTCGGCTTTCCCGGCGAAACCGAAGAGGCCTTTCAGAACACCGTCGAGCTCGTGAAAAGGGTCAGGCCCGACAAGATAAACGTCTCCCGCTACTCTCCGAGACCGGGAACGGTAGCTGCCAGATGGAAGCAGCTCCCCGGCTGGAAGGTTAAGGAGCGCTCCAGGCTTCTGCACAGGCTCAGGCTTCAGATAGCCCACGAAATAAACCGCTCCTACGTCGGCAGGACAGTCGAGGTTCTCGTCCACGGCGCCGGGGAAAAGGGAGGGGTTGAAGGACGAACTTTTAACTACAAGGAGATAATCCTCGATTCAGGGGAACCGGGAGAGTTCGTCCCCGCAAAGGTCGTAAAGGCCACATCCACGTACTTGCTGGGTTCCGCCAGCCCCTGA
- a CDS encoding TRAM domain-containing protein: MYGDGFGGGYEAPVKVGERYRVRIESLGKGGDGIAKIKGFVIFVPNTQVGDEVEIVINSVKRKFAFAEVI; encoded by the coding sequence ATGTATGGAGATGGATTTGGCGGTGGCTACGAGGCCCCGGTTAAGGTTGGAGAAAGGTACAGAGTTAGGATTGAGAGCCTTGGGAAGGGCGGTGACGGCATCGCCAAGATAAAGGGCTTCGTTATCTTCGTCCCGAACACCCAGGTCGGCGACGAGGTTGAGATCGTCATTAACTCGGTTAAGAGAAAGTTCGCTTTCGCGGAAGTCATCTGA
- a CDS encoding monovalent cation/H+ antiporter subunit E: MSFIAVFIWSYVLWLVLTAGSRGLLWSSQELVAGVIFSAIIAFATRDVIGEKASRFLNPVKWAGFIAYTPVLFWGMVKANLDVAYRVITGRIKPGIVRVPVDLENDAQYTILSNSITLTPGTLTVDACPEEKALYVHWINVTDKEPKSSEVIAGSFEKWARRLGR; the protein is encoded by the coding sequence ATGAGTTTCATCGCTGTATTCATTTGGTCATACGTGCTCTGGTTAGTGCTGACTGCGGGAAGCAGGGGTCTGCTCTGGAGCAGCCAGGAGCTCGTTGCCGGGGTGATATTCTCGGCGATAATAGCCTTCGCCACCAGGGACGTCATAGGGGAGAAAGCATCGCGCTTCCTCAACCCCGTTAAGTGGGCGGGCTTCATAGCCTACACCCCCGTGCTCTTCTGGGGCATGGTCAAGGCCAACCTCGACGTTGCCTACCGCGTCATAACCGGCAGGATAAAGCCGGGAATCGTGCGCGTCCCGGTTGACCTCGAAAACGACGCCCAGTACACCATACTGAGCAACTCGATAACCCTCACCCCTGGAACGCTGACCGTTGATGCCTGTCCGGAGGAGAAGGCACTCTACGTCCACTGGATAAACGTCACCGATAAGGAGCCAAAGAGCTCCGAGGTGATAGCCGGTTCATTTGAGAAATGGGCAAGGAGGCTGGGAAGATGA
- a CDS encoding cation:proton antiporter produces MIAPEFFYAAVIVMIGAFLALLRVFFGPSVPDRVVGVDTLNTLIVAGMVLLGAAYDRTIYIDIAIVYALLSYVGTLAIAKYLQGGLR; encoded by the coding sequence ATGATAGCACCCGAGTTCTTCTACGCTGCGGTCATAGTCATGATAGGCGCATTCCTGGCACTGCTCAGGGTGTTCTTCGGCCCGAGCGTGCCGGACAGGGTTGTTGGAGTAGACACCCTCAACACGCTCATCGTCGCGGGGATGGTTCTGCTAGGAGCGGCCTACGACAGGACGATATACATCGACATCGCGATAGTCTACGCGCTTCTGAGCTACGTCGGAACGCTAGCGATAGCGAAGTACCTCCAGGGGGGATTGAGGTGA